From a region of the Halolamina sp. CBA1230 genome:
- the infB gene encoding translation initiation factor IF-2, whose product MPDANPDTDADADPGSLRTPIVAVLGHVDHGKTSLLDKVRGSAVSEGEAGAITQHIGATAVPLDTVSSMAGDLVMAEDFDLPGLLFIDTPGHHSFSTLRARGGALADIAVLVVDVNDGFQPQTEEALDILQRTGTPFVVAANKIDTTPGWNPQPDAPVQQTYEAQTDRARERLDENLYEIIGQLSDAGFSADLYWRVQNFQGNIGVVPVSAMTGEGIPDLLAVLMGLSQRYMKNEMEIDLQGPGKGTVLEVKDEKGFGATLDVVLYDGEIEEGDRIVVGGVESPIVTEVRALLRPKALSEIRTEAEFERLDSVQAASGVKLAAPDLDDAMAGAPVRVVRGRPLEDVIGEVKEELSEIEVDTADEGVVVKADTLGSLEAMANALRESEIPILRAEVGDVAPRDVAVASTANEAEHRVILGFNVDVLPDAEREIDQQDVRLFNHDVIYQLVEDYEAFVEERQREQQETVLDKIHRPARFRILEDHTFRQNDPAVVGVEILSGTIENNRRVAKFEDGESVRVGELSGMQEQGEDVDEARAGSRVSIAIDGPTVGRDIEEGDELWIDLPEKHAKILEQELKEEIPADEREALNAYLEQMRKRDPFWGK is encoded by the coding sequence ATGCCCGACGCCAACCCTGACACTGACGCGGACGCTGATCCCGGATCGCTCCGGACGCCCATCGTCGCCGTGCTCGGCCACGTCGACCACGGGAAGACGAGCCTGCTCGACAAGGTGCGCGGCTCGGCCGTCAGCGAGGGCGAGGCCGGCGCCATCACCCAGCACATCGGCGCCACCGCCGTCCCGCTCGACACCGTGTCGTCGATGGCCGGCGATCTCGTGATGGCCGAGGACTTCGACCTGCCCGGCCTGCTGTTCATCGACACGCCGGGCCACCACTCGTTCTCGACGCTGCGGGCCCGCGGCGGCGCGCTCGCCGACATCGCCGTGCTCGTCGTCGACGTGAACGACGGGTTCCAGCCCCAGACCGAGGAGGCGCTGGACATCCTCCAGCGCACCGGCACGCCCTTCGTCGTCGCCGCGAACAAGATCGACACCACGCCGGGCTGGAACCCCCAGCCCGACGCCCCGGTCCAGCAGACCTACGAGGCCCAGACCGACCGCGCCCGCGAGCGATTGGACGAGAACCTCTACGAGATCATCGGCCAGCTCTCCGACGCCGGCTTCTCGGCGGACCTCTACTGGCGGGTCCAGAACTTCCAGGGGAACATCGGCGTCGTCCCCGTCTCGGCGATGACGGGCGAGGGGATCCCCGACCTGCTCGCGGTGCTGATGGGGCTCTCCCAGCGCTACATGAAAAACGAGATGGAGATCGACCTCCAGGGCCCCGGGAAGGGGACCGTCCTCGAAGTCAAAGACGAGAAGGGGTTCGGCGCCACGCTGGACGTGGTGCTGTACGACGGCGAGATCGAGGAGGGCGACCGGATCGTCGTCGGCGGCGTCGAGAGCCCGATCGTCACGGAGGTCCGCGCGCTACTGCGCCCGAAGGCGCTCTCGGAGATCCGCACCGAGGCGGAGTTCGAACGCCTCGACTCGGTGCAGGCTGCCTCCGGCGTGAAGCTCGCGGCGCCCGATCTGGACGACGCGATGGCCGGCGCACCGGTCCGCGTGGTCCGCGGGCGGCCGCTGGAGGACGTGATCGGCGAGGTCAAGGAGGAACTCTCCGAGATCGAGGTCGACACCGCCGACGAGGGCGTGGTGGTCAAAGCCGACACGCTCGGCAGCCTGGAGGCGATGGCCAACGCGCTCCGGGAGTCGGAGATCCCCATCCTCCGCGCGGAGGTGGGCGACGTCGCGCCGCGTGACGTCGCGGTCGCCAGCACCGCCAACGAGGCCGAGCACCGCGTGATCCTCGGCTTCAACGTCGACGTGCTGCCCGACGCCGAACGCGAGATCGACCAGCAGGACGTGCGGCTGTTCAACCACGACGTGATCTATCAGCTGGTCGAGGATTACGAGGCGTTCGTCGAGGAGCGCCAGCGCGAACAGCAGGAGACCGTGCTGGACAAGATCCACCGCCCCGCCCGGTTCCGCATCCTGGAGGACCACACGTTCCGCCAGAACGACCCCGCGGTCGTCGGCGTCGAGATCCTCTCGGGGACGATCGAGAACAACCGCCGCGTCGCGAAGTTCGAGGACGGCGAGTCGGTCCGAGTGGGCGAACTCTCTGGGATGCAGGAGCAGGGCGAGGACGTCGACGAGGCCCGCGCGGGTAGTCGGGTCAGCATCGCCATCGACGGCCCCACCGTGGGTCGGGATATCGAGGAGGGCGACGAGCTCTGGATCGACCTGCCGGAGAAACACGCGAAGATCCTCGAACAGGAGCTGAAAGAGGAGATCCCCGCGGACGAACGTGAGGCGCTGAACGCGTATCTGGAACAGATGCGGAAGCGCGATCCGTTTTGGGGGAAGTGA
- a CDS encoding universal stress protein, with product MFDTIVIATDGSESVQRAVDVALDFAEQFDADVYALFVVDEGQIESSPESVREELRAGLEDDGEDAVADVATRAESAVTTAVREGRPAAAISDYAREVDADVVATGTRGRHGENRYLIGGVAESVVRRCPVPVLTVRQLEGEGEGDTDAAESAA from the coding sequence ATGTTCGACACCATCGTCATCGCCACCGACGGCTCCGAGAGCGTCCAGCGGGCGGTCGACGTGGCGCTCGATTTCGCGGAGCAGTTCGACGCCGACGTGTACGCGCTGTTCGTCGTCGACGAGGGGCAGATCGAGTCCTCGCCCGAGAGCGTCCGCGAGGAGCTCCGTGCCGGACTGGAGGACGACGGCGAGGACGCCGTCGCCGACGTCGCCACCCGCGCGGAGAGCGCCGTGACGACCGCCGTCCGGGAGGGCCGCCCCGCCGCGGCGATCTCCGACTACGCCCGCGAGGTCGACGCCGACGTGGTGGCCACCGGCACACGCGGGCGCCACGGCGAGAACCGCTACCTGATCGGCGGCGTCGCCGAGAGCGTCGTGCGGCGCTGTCCCGTCCCGGTGCTGACCGTCCGGCAGTTGGAGGGCGAAGGCGAGGGCGACACGGACGCTGCCGAGTCCGCCGCGTAG
- a CDS encoding CPBP family intramembrane glutamic endopeptidase — protein sequence MSESSSNSRILRVGQAIALFFAGVLGLSLGSSLWIGAAPALGVAERTTAYQIASTVVRYLGFVVPVALFVVAAGDRDLLSGDVPDRREALLAIGAVVALYVGQIAILWAFSLIDVAPSRNPALDPEVHAPAYFLLMIPVSLLVVGPAEELLVRGGLQGVLRKSWGPWPSIVGASALFGSLHYIGGGSGALAYVAFSFLLGILLGYLYERTGNLIVPAVAHGGYNAALYAIQYGQVA from the coding sequence ATGAGTGAGTCGTCCTCGAACTCCCGAATCCTCCGGGTCGGGCAGGCGATCGCACTGTTCTTCGCGGGCGTGCTCGGTCTCAGCCTCGGCAGTTCGCTGTGGATCGGCGCCGCGCCGGCGCTGGGCGTCGCGGAGAGGACGACGGCGTACCAGATCGCGAGCACCGTCGTCCGGTATCTCGGCTTCGTCGTCCCGGTCGCGCTGTTCGTCGTCGCCGCGGGCGACCGTGATCTGCTCTCCGGGGACGTGCCGGACCGCCGCGAGGCGCTGCTCGCGATCGGCGCCGTCGTCGCGCTCTACGTCGGCCAGATCGCCATCCTGTGGGCGTTCTCGCTGATCGACGTGGCGCCCTCACGGAACCCCGCGCTCGACCCGGAGGTCCACGCGCCGGCGTACTTCCTCCTGATGATCCCCGTCTCGCTGCTGGTCGTCGGGCCGGCCGAGGAACTGCTAGTCCGTGGCGGGCTGCAGGGCGTACTGCGCAAGAGCTGGGGTCCGTGGCCGTCGATCGTCGGCGCGAGCGCGCTCTTTGGCTCGCTGCATTACATTGGCGGCGGCAGCGGCGCACTGGCGTACGTCGCGTTCTCCTTTCTGCTGGGGATCCTGCTCGGCTACCTCTACGAGCGAACTGGGAACCTGATCGTGCCAGCCGTCGCTCACGGCGGCTACAACGCCGCGCTGTACGCGATCCAGTACGGGCAGGTGGCGTAG
- a CDS encoding DUF2298 domain-containing protein encodes MEWLPVLAYLVLVAAFTAIGAPIAAALFRHLPRKGAAFALPTALVPFAILIFWIGQLTFGLHTLLIGLGLVLVASVFAWRRGARPDWPAVAAMYGVFAVGFGIMLAFRAADPAITPAGGEQFLHFALVNALESAEALPPEDPWFAGKPLRYYYGTQLQVASLSMLTGTAMRYGFNLGIATFYGMLFVVAAGVGGAVVSRRGGSFRVGGVAGAFFVALGGAATTPIRLATPYLPDAVDGIVEQAAFGFVAERFEGGDLATTVENLSQPLDWGWWYTRYVVPGTIQEVPLYSFVKADLHGHTFANPYVMFAAALALAYYVTPAAERKRRLALVFGGLGAVAGLFGFMNTWSLPTAAGLAALTVGAADAHPATLLPDSLANRLQPDSAPESRAEWLGHELWRVALAAVAAVIVLAIGVAIASPFLIFGHVPNNEGIGFLPPRSPLPAFLVLYGGLVTTFAAYVATRGWPAVDDIPTPWLGAAGVLALGAVAAAALLENVAVLALLGTLIVAGWLLVRSGRAGFGMVLLVAGAGLLAALELAHARLPLIANPRWNTSLKVGVQAWTLGAAGAAVASVALLRHHGGRLASQVEALGENVPSSPDSGAALTSTLTVLLVVGVLLTTAVFPVMMFAAEIGGPVAEGSYEPSLDGLKAVENYHANEYEALRWLEDRSGRPTIVEAPGSSYGWTSPASTFSGLPTVVGWDHQAEYRGSEAYERRVEDVDAIYAADWERAAPMLSRYDVTYVYVGPNERERYGDKLRSFDREAFSVAFEGGAVTIYEVDHDAFPESDGGS; translated from the coding sequence ATGGAGTGGCTCCCCGTCCTCGCCTATCTCGTTCTCGTCGCGGCGTTCACGGCGATCGGCGCGCCCATCGCCGCCGCCCTCTTCCGGCACCTCCCCCGGAAGGGTGCGGCGTTCGCGCTCCCGACCGCGCTGGTCCCCTTCGCGATCCTGATCTTCTGGATCGGCCAACTCACGTTCGGCCTCCACACGCTCCTGATTGGGCTGGGACTCGTCCTCGTCGCCTCCGTCTTCGCGTGGCGTCGCGGCGCGCGCCCGGACTGGCCGGCGGTGGCGGCGATGTACGGCGTGTTCGCCGTCGGCTTCGGGATCATGCTCGCCTTCCGCGCGGCCGACCCCGCGATCACGCCGGCGGGGGGCGAGCAGTTCCTCCACTTCGCGCTGGTCAACGCGCTCGAGAGCGCCGAGGCGCTCCCGCCCGAGGACCCCTGGTTCGCCGGGAAGCCGCTGCGGTACTACTACGGCACCCAGCTCCAGGTCGCCAGCCTCTCAATGCTGACTGGAACCGCGATGCGCTACGGGTTCAACCTCGGCATCGCGACGTTCTACGGGATGCTGTTCGTCGTCGCCGCGGGCGTCGGCGGCGCCGTGGTCTCCCGCCGCGGCGGCTCGTTCCGCGTCGGCGGCGTCGCGGGTGCCTTCTTCGTCGCGCTCGGCGGCGCGGCGACGACCCCGATCCGACTGGCGACGCCGTACCTCCCCGACGCGGTCGACGGGATCGTCGAACAGGCCGCGTTCGGCTTCGTCGCCGAGCGGTTCGAAGGCGGCGACCTCGCGACGACCGTCGAGAACCTCTCCCAGCCGCTCGACTGGGGCTGGTGGTACACCCGCTACGTCGTCCCGGGGACGATCCAGGAGGTGCCGCTGTACTCCTTCGTGAAAGCCGACCTCCACGGCCACACGTTCGCGAACCCGTACGTCATGTTCGCGGCGGCGCTCGCCCTCGCCTACTACGTCACCCCCGCCGCCGAGCGGAAACGCCGGCTCGCGCTGGTGTTCGGCGGGCTCGGCGCCGTCGCCGGCCTGTTCGGCTTCATGAACACCTGGTCGCTCCCCACCGCCGCGGGGCTGGCAGCGCTGACTGTCGGCGCCGCCGACGCCCACCCCGCGACGCTGCTCCCCGACTCGCTCGCGAACCGTCTCCAGCCCGATTCGGCCCCCGAGAGCCGTGCCGAGTGGCTGGGCCACGAACTTTGGCGGGTCGCCCTCGCGGCGGTCGCCGCCGTGATCGTGCTCGCGATCGGGGTCGCGATCGCCTCGCCGTTCCTGATCTTCGGCCACGTGCCGAACAACGAGGGGATCGGGTTCCTCCCGCCGCGGAGCCCGCTGCCCGCGTTCCTCGTGCTGTACGGCGGGCTGGTGACCACGTTCGCGGCGTACGTCGCCACCCGCGGCTGGCCCGCGGTCGACGACATCCCGACGCCGTGGCTCGGGGCGGCCGGCGTGCTCGCTCTCGGCGCCGTCGCCGCGGCGGCGCTGCTCGAGAACGTCGCCGTGCTGGCGCTGCTCGGCACGCTGATCGTCGCCGGCTGGCTGCTCGTCCGCTCGGGGCGGGCCGGCTTCGGGATGGTGCTACTCGTCGCGGGCGCGGGGCTGCTCGCCGCGCTGGAACTGGCCCACGCCCGCCTGCCGCTGATCGCCAACCCGCGCTGGAACACCTCGCTGAAGGTGGGTGTCCAGGCGTGGACGCTCGGCGCCGCCGGCGCGGCCGTCGCGTCGGTCGCGCTCCTCCGACACCACGGCGGGCGACTCGCGTCACAGGTCGAGGCACTGGGCGAGAACGTCCCGTCGTCGCCGGACTCCGGCGCGGCGTTGACCTCGACGCTGACGGTCCTGCTGGTCGTCGGCGTCCTCCTCACGACTGCGGTGTTCCCCGTGATGATGTTCGCCGCCGAGATTGGTGGCCCCGTCGCGGAAGGGAGCTACGAACCCTCCCTCGACGGGCTGAAAGCCGTCGAGAACTACCACGCCAACGAGTACGAGGCGCTGCGGTGGCTCGAGGACCGCTCGGGCCGGCCGACGATCGTCGAGGCCCCCGGCAGTTCCTACGGCTGGACGAGTCCGGCGTCGACGTTCTCCGGCTTGCCGACCGTCGTCGGCTGGGACCACCAGGCCGAGTACCGCGGCTCCGAGGCCTACGAGCGCCGAGTCGAAGACGTCGACGCGATCTACGCCGCCGACTGGGAGCGCGCGGCTCCCATGCTTTCGCGCTACGACGTGACGTACGTCTACGTCGGCCCGAACGAGCGCGAGCGCTACGGCGACAAACTGCGCTCGTTCGACCGCGAGGCGTTCTCGGTCGCGTTCGAGGGCGGCGCGGTGACGATCTACGAGGTCGACCACGACGCCTTCCCGGAGTCGGACGGCGGCTCCTGA
- a CDS encoding glucose-6-phosphate isomerase, translating to MRTDIGNALGGDPELTRDALDELDADVAAAHERIADGIADREFGYRSLNLPETADPERIRSAVAPFADSDAVLTVGIGGSALGAATLAKGLESDVDAYFLDNVDPEHTTRLLDSLDLSRTAVNVVSNSGTTAETLSNFLVVREAMESAGVDWTERTFVTTGPEGNLRILAEKHDLPALDVPEGVPGRFSVLSTVGLAAAAIQGHDIEAVLAGAADERERLAGSLYDSPAYAYGATAYALAERGALTNAFMPYAESLETFAEWFAQLWAESLGKDGQGQTPARALGATDQHSQVQLYRAGPRDKLVTLVRPTEREDQGIPDTDLEGLSYLGGQSLGTLLDAEFEATEASLTAADCPNVRIEIDRVDERGLGELLFGMEAACICYGELAELSTFTQPAVEWGKKAARGLLGGGEFAEAEAVRGKDRLVVE from the coding sequence ATGCGCACCGACATCGGCAACGCACTCGGCGGCGACCCCGAACTCACCCGCGACGCCCTCGACGAACTGGACGCCGACGTGGCCGCGGCCCACGAACGCATCGCCGACGGGATAGCCGACCGCGAGTTCGGCTACCGATCGCTGAACCTCCCCGAGACCGCCGACCCCGAGCGCATCCGGAGCGCCGTCGCCCCCTTCGCGGACAGCGACGCCGTCCTCACGGTCGGCATCGGCGGCAGCGCCCTCGGCGCCGCGACGCTCGCCAAGGGGCTGGAGAGCGACGTCGACGCCTACTTCCTCGACAACGTCGACCCCGAACACACCACGCGCCTGCTCGACTCGCTCGACCTCTCCCGAACCGCCGTCAACGTCGTCTCGAACTCCGGCACGACCGCGGAGACGCTGTCGAACTTCCTCGTCGTCCGCGAGGCGATGGAGTCCGCGGGCGTCGACTGGACCGAGCGGACGTTCGTCACCACCGGCCCCGAGGGGAACCTCCGGATCCTCGCCGAGAAGCACGACCTACCCGCGCTCGACGTGCCGGAGGGCGTGCCGGGCCGCTTCTCCGTGCTCTCGACGGTCGGCTTGGCGGCGGCGGCGATCCAGGGCCACGACATCGAGGCCGTGCTCGCGGGCGCCGCCGACGAGCGCGAGCGGCTGGCGGGGTCGCTGTACGACTCGCCCGCCTACGCCTACGGCGCGACGGCGTACGCGCTGGCCGAGCGCGGCGCGCTGACGAACGCGTTCATGCCCTACGCCGAGTCACTGGAGACGTTCGCGGAGTGGTTCGCCCAGCTGTGGGCCGAGAGCCTCGGCAAGGACGGGCAGGGCCAGACCCCCGCCCGCGCGCTCGGCGCGACCGATCAGCACTCACAGGTCCAGCTGTACCGCGCCGGCCCGCGGGACAAGCTCGTCACCCTCGTGCGACCGACCGAGCGCGAGGACCAGGGGATCCCCGATACCGATCTGGAAGGGCTCTCCTACCTCGGCGGCCAGTCGCTCGGCACGCTGCTCGACGCGGAGTTCGAGGCGACCGAGGCGAGCCTGACGGCCGCCGACTGTCCGAACGTCCGGATCGAGATCGACCGCGTCGACGAGCGGGGGCTGGGCGAACTGCTGTTCGGGATGGAGGCGGCCTGCATCTGCTACGGCGAGCTCGCCGAGCTCTCGACGTTCACCCAGCCAGCGGTGGAGTGGGGGAAGAAGGCGGCTCGCGGCCTGCTCGGCGGCGGGGAGTTCGCGGAGGCCGAGGCGGTCCGCGGGAAGGATCGACTGGTCGTGGAGTAG
- a CDS encoding NOB1 family endonuclease — MEVLDTSAFIHEYHTEDDQVSIPLVKEELEGGNEYRFDAMEGAGMELHLPADETVDRVRRAAGETGDADEISETDTRLLATAFELSATLVTDDYAMQNVAEKLDIDVQVIAREGIEEEREWTFQCAGCGREFDEDRERCPICGSDLTRKNPA; from the coding sequence ATGGAGGTCCTCGACACGTCCGCGTTCATCCACGAGTACCACACCGAGGACGATCAGGTTTCGATCCCGCTCGTGAAGGAGGAGCTCGAGGGCGGGAACGAGTACCGCTTCGACGCGATGGAGGGCGCGGGGATGGAGCTCCACCTCCCCGCCGACGAAACCGTCGACCGCGTGCGCCGGGCCGCCGGCGAGACCGGCGACGCCGACGAGATATCCGAGACCGACACGCGCCTGCTCGCGACCGCGTTCGAACTCAGCGCCACGCTCGTGACCGACGACTACGCGATGCAGAACGTCGCCGAGAAGCTCGACATCGACGTCCAGGTGATCGCCCGCGAGGGGATCGAGGAGGAGCGCGAGTGGACGTTCCAGTGTGCCGGCTGTGGCCGCGAGTTCGACGAGGACCGCGAGCGCTGCCCGATCTGTGGCAGCGATCTCACCCGCAAGAACCCCGCCTGA
- a CDS encoding pyruvoyl-dependent arginine decarboxylase yields the protein MSSSIHVVIGAGTGPTEKAAYDAALADANLHNYNLVPVSSVVPADAEVAAAEQAPDLGPAGNRLHVVQAESSAVGPETVAAGVGWATGPGPGLFYEADAESETDVQARLEAGLAAGRELREWTFDHEETLIESAEAVPGEHTCVVAVAAYGESEPIC from the coding sequence GTGAGCAGCAGCATCCACGTCGTCATCGGCGCCGGCACCGGCCCGACCGAGAAGGCCGCCTACGACGCCGCGCTGGCCGACGCGAACCTCCACAACTACAACCTCGTCCCGGTCTCCTCGGTCGTCCCGGCCGACGCCGAGGTGGCCGCCGCCGAGCAGGCACCGGATCTCGGCCCGGCGGGCAACCGTCTCCACGTCGTGCAGGCCGAGTCGAGTGCGGTCGGCCCGGAGACCGTCGCCGCCGGCGTGGGTTGGGCGACCGGCCCCGGCCCGGGGCTGTTCTACGAGGCCGACGCCGAGTCCGAGACCGACGTGCAGGCGCGACTGGAGGCCGGGCTGGCGGCGGGGCGGGAGCTCCGGGAGTGGACGTTCGACCACGAGGAGACGCTGATCGAGTCCGCCGAGGCGGTGCCGGGGGAGCACACGTGTGTGGTGGCGGTGGCGGCGTACGGCGAGAGCGAACCGATCTGTTGA
- a CDS encoding DUF5811 family protein, whose product MNGTDFAGAPGIMGGSSTDIELSPDEKRGLRRAVAGIVSRTESYLPEGYVVGSELTYGSDGPEATVAVRPPAGHPVSAGFQPDADDIEAGLDDADRDEVAKGLAASAAAQVMYAMGDDPVPVAR is encoded by the coding sequence ATGAACGGGACTGATTTCGCCGGAGCTCCGGGTATCATGGGGGGATCGTCGACCGATATCGAGCTCTCCCCCGACGAGAAACGCGGGCTGCGGCGAGCCGTGGCGGGGATCGTCTCCCGTACCGAGTCCTACCTACCCGAGGGGTACGTCGTCGGCTCCGAACTCACCTACGGCTCGGACGGGCCCGAGGCGACCGTCGCCGTCCGCCCGCCGGCGGGCCACCCCGTCAGCGCCGGGTTCCAGCCCGACGCCGACGACATCGAGGCGGGGCTCGACGACGCCGACCGCGACGAAGTGGCGAAGGGGCTCGCGGCCAGCGCTGCCGCACAGGTGATGTACGCGATGGGTGACGACCCGGTTCCGGTCGCACGGTAG
- a CDS encoding PRC-barrel domain-containing protein codes for MADILAENLSGKAVMGSDGTELGMLYNITMDLKTGELHDLLVSPNEDTPRGKINFERDEGGRFRVPVSRVQAVKDYIVIQR; via the coding sequence ATGGCCGATATACTCGCCGAGAACCTCTCGGGGAAGGCAGTCATGGGATCGGACGGCACCGAGCTGGGCATGCTGTACAACATCACGATGGACCTCAAGACGGGCGAGCTCCACGATCTGCTGGTCTCGCCCAACGAGGACACCCCCCGCGGGAAGATCAACTTCGAGCGCGACGAGGGCGGCCGGTTCCGGGTGCCCGTCTCCCGGGTACAGGCCGTGAAGGACTACATCGTCATTCAACGGTAA
- a CDS encoding proteasome-activating nucleotidase: MSRSPSLPDRPRLDLDPEMSQAERLEAIREHFERLVQVNEELSERLHDAEGRKEELSEEVDQLKRRNETLKTSSLYLATVEELTEDGVVIKQHGNNQEVLTELSPALQGEVEAGDRVAINDSFSVQELLDDETDARAQAMEVEASPDVVYDDIGGIDDQIREVREAVEDPLINAETFREVGVEPPSGVLLHGPPGTGKTMLAKAVANETDATFIKMAGSELVRKFIGEGARLVRDLFELAAEREPAVIFIDEIDAVATTRTDSKTSGDAEVQRTMMQLLSEMDGFDDRGEVRIMAATNRFDMLDEAILRPGRFDRLIEVPKPDAEGRKRILEIHASDLNLADDVDFDRIAEELEEYSGADIAALTTEAGMFAIRDDREVVRLEDFEDAHKKLEEASEEAPTTGPVAFQ, from the coding sequence ATGTCACGCAGCCCGTCCCTTCCCGACCGTCCCCGGCTCGACCTGGATCCCGAGATGTCCCAGGCCGAGCGGCTGGAGGCGATCCGGGAACATTTCGAGCGGCTCGTTCAGGTCAACGAGGAGCTGAGCGAGCGCCTCCACGACGCCGAGGGTCGCAAGGAGGAGCTCAGTGAGGAGGTCGACCAGCTCAAACGCCGGAACGAGACGCTCAAAACGTCCTCGCTCTACCTCGCGACCGTCGAGGAACTGACCGAGGACGGCGTCGTCATCAAGCAGCACGGCAACAACCAGGAGGTGCTAACCGAGCTCTCGCCCGCGTTGCAGGGGGAGGTCGAGGCGGGCGACCGCGTCGCCATCAACGACTCGTTCTCGGTGCAGGAGCTGCTCGACGACGAGACCGACGCCCGGGCACAGGCGATGGAGGTCGAGGCGTCGCCGGACGTGGTGTACGACGACATCGGCGGGATCGACGACCAGATCCGCGAGGTGCGCGAGGCCGTCGAGGACCCGCTGATCAACGCCGAGACGTTCCGCGAGGTCGGCGTCGAGCCGCCCAGCGGCGTGCTGCTCCACGGCCCGCCGGGGACGGGGAAGACGATGCTCGCGAAGGCGGTCGCCAACGAGACCGACGCGACGTTCATCAAGATGGCCGGCTCCGAGCTGGTCCGGAAGTTCATCGGCGAGGGCGCGCGCCTCGTCCGCGACCTGTTCGAGCTCGCCGCCGAGCGCGAGCCCGCCGTCATCTTCATCGACGAGATCGACGCCGTCGCGACCACGCGGACCGACTCGAAGACCTCCGGCGACGCCGAGGTCCAGCGCACGATGATGCAGCTGCTCTCGGAGATGGACGGGTTCGACGACCGCGGCGAGGTGCGGATCATGGCCGCCACGAACCGCTTCGACATGCTCGACGAGGCGATCCTGCGCCCCGGCCGCTTCGACCGCCTCATCGAGGTGCCCAAGCCCGACGCCGAGGGACGCAAGCGCATCCTCGAGATCCACGCGTCCGACCTCAACCTCGCTGACGACGTCGACTTCGACCGGATCGCCGAGGAGCTGGAGGAGTACTCCGGCGCCGACATCGCCGCCCTCACGACCGAGGCCGGGATGTTCGCGATCCGCGACGACCGCGAAGTCGTCCGGCTGGAGGACTTCGAGGACGCCCACAAGAAGCTCGAGGAGGCCTCGGAGGAGGCGCCGACGACCGGCCCGGTCGCGTTCCAGTAA